A stretch of Halostagnicola kamekurae DNA encodes these proteins:
- a CDS encoding transcription initiation factor IIB, with protein MTNATSNTRVRRSEQETTEETDEAEQSTLDCPECTGNLVVDDEHGETVCEDCGLVVEEDSVDRGPEWRAFDAAEKNKKSRVGAPTTNTMHDKGLSTNIDWRNKDAYGNSLGSRQREKMQRLRKWNERFRTRDSKERNLKQALGEIDRMASALGLPTNVRETASVIYRRALNEDLLPGRSIEGVSTACVYAAARQAGVPRSLDEIADVSRVEKNEIARTYRYVVRELGLEVQPADPESYVPRFASGLELSDEAEHRARSLLQNAKEKGVHSGKSPVGLAAAAVYAAALLTNEKTTQAAVSDVADISEVTIRNRYHELLEAEETLGTA; from the coding sequence ATGACCAACGCAACCTCAAACACGAGAGTACGTCGTAGCGAACAAGAAACAACCGAGGAGACGGACGAAGCCGAGCAGAGCACGCTCGACTGTCCGGAGTGTACGGGCAACCTCGTCGTCGACGACGAGCACGGCGAGACGGTCTGTGAGGACTGTGGCCTCGTCGTCGAGGAGGACTCGGTCGACCGCGGCCCCGAGTGGCGCGCGTTCGACGCCGCCGAGAAGAACAAGAAGTCCCGCGTCGGTGCGCCGACGACCAACACCATGCACGACAAGGGGCTGTCGACGAACATCGACTGGCGCAACAAAGACGCCTACGGCAACTCGCTGGGCTCCCGACAGCGAGAGAAGATGCAACGGCTTCGCAAGTGGAACGAACGGTTCCGGACCCGCGACTCCAAAGAACGCAACCTGAAGCAGGCGCTCGGCGAGATCGACCGAATGGCCTCGGCGCTCGGCCTGCCGACGAACGTCCGCGAGACGGCCTCAGTCATCTACCGGCGCGCGCTCAACGAGGACCTGCTCCCCGGTCGCTCGATCGAGGGCGTCTCGACGGCGTGTGTCTACGCTGCCGCGCGACAGGCGGGCGTCCCCCGGAGTCTCGACGAGATCGCGGACGTCAGCCGCGTCGAGAAAAACGAGATCGCACGCACCTACCGCTACGTCGTCCGCGAACTCGGCCTCGAGGTTCAGCCGGCCGATCCCGAAAGCTACGTGCCGCGGTTCGCCTCGGGCCTCGAGCTCTCGGACGAAGCCGAACACCGCGCGCGGAGTCTGCTCCAGAACGCCAAGGAGAAGGGCGTCCACTCGGGCAAGTCGCCGGTCGGTCTCGCCGCCGCCGCCGTCTACGCCGCCGCGCTGTTGACAAACGAGAAGACGACCCAGGCGGCCGTCAGCGACGTCGCCGACATCTCCGAAGTGACGATCCGAAACCGGTATCACGAACTGCTCGAGGCCGAGGAAACGCTCGGAACGGCCTGA
- a CDS encoding DUF7575 domain-containing protein: MTWIRAISAAILSIILPGAGHVLLRDWARALLFGGLFTLGVYFFVPMELLMSAESMAAMMETMEAETSMVDQFFLMFIVLFATVDSTFRALGLPPTGSGQSDEPTCPACGKELDEDLSFCHWCTTRLERPEEDSDML; the protein is encoded by the coding sequence ATGACCTGGATCCGTGCGATATCCGCTGCGATCCTCTCGATTATTCTTCCCGGCGCGGGACACGTTTTACTCCGTGATTGGGCTCGCGCCCTCCTGTTCGGCGGGTTATTCACGCTTGGCGTCTACTTCTTCGTCCCGATGGAACTGCTCATGTCGGCCGAGTCGATGGCCGCCATGATGGAGACGATGGAAGCGGAGACGAGCATGGTCGATCAGTTCTTCCTGATGTTCATCGTGTTGTTCGCGACGGTCGATTCGACGTTTCGCGCGCTCGGACTCCCGCCGACCGGTTCCGGACAGAGCGACGAGCCGACCTGTCCGGCGTGTGGGAAGGAACTCGACGAGGACCTCTCGTTTTGTCACTGGTGTACGACGCGACTCGAGCGGCCCGAAGAAGACTCTGACATGCTCTGA
- a CDS encoding 3-dehydroquinate synthase II: protein MTRAVWIKADDTVGDWDDRRERITTALEAGADWVLVDEDDVERVRELGDINVAAFRTDGDVTLIDDAEDETSTAKPDTVVVGKEGEGDGTVDLPNDFSGSADLSTLRRNGNVDWGSYVRILGKDYEEFAETAATEAEYTIVAGEDWTIIPLENLIARIGEETTLVAGVTSADEAKTAFETLEIGADAVLLDSDDPDEIRRTVEVRDEAERENLDLEYAEVVDIEQIGSADRVCVDTGSLLEHDEGMLVGSMSRGLVFVHAETAESPYVASRPFRVNAGAVHAYVRTPDGGTKYLSELQSGDEVQLVDLEGNTREAIVGRVKIEKRPMFRVALETDDGDHIETLLQNAETIKVPTAEGRTAVTDLEAGDHLLLYYEDTARHFGEAVEESIIEK, encoded by the coding sequence ATGACGAGAGCTGTCTGGATCAAAGCCGACGACACGGTCGGCGACTGGGACGACCGCCGCGAGCGGATCACCACCGCGCTCGAGGCGGGCGCCGACTGGGTACTGGTCGACGAAGACGACGTCGAACGCGTCCGCGAACTCGGCGACATCAACGTCGCGGCGTTTCGCACCGACGGCGACGTGACGCTCATCGACGACGCCGAGGACGAGACGTCGACCGCAAAGCCCGACACCGTCGTGGTCGGCAAGGAAGGCGAGGGCGACGGCACCGTCGACCTCCCCAACGACTTCTCGGGATCGGCAGACCTCTCGACGCTCCGGCGGAACGGAAACGTCGACTGGGGATCGTACGTGCGCATTCTCGGCAAGGACTACGAGGAGTTCGCAGAGACGGCTGCGACCGAGGCCGAGTACACCATCGTCGCCGGTGAGGACTGGACGATCATCCCGCTCGAGAACCTGATCGCCAGGATCGGCGAGGAGACGACGCTCGTCGCGGGCGTCACGAGCGCCGACGAAGCCAAGACCGCCTTCGAGACGCTCGAGATCGGCGCGGACGCCGTCTTGCTTGACTCGGACGACCCCGACGAGATCCGCCGCACCGTCGAAGTCCGCGACGAGGCGGAGCGGGAGAACCTCGATCTGGAGTACGCCGAGGTCGTCGACATCGAACAGATCGGCAGCGCGGATCGCGTCTGCGTCGATACCGGCAGCCTACTCGAGCACGACGAGGGGATGCTCGTCGGCTCGATGAGCCGCGGGCTGGTGTTCGTCCACGCCGAAACCGCCGAATCGCCGTACGTCGCCTCGCGGCCGTTCCGGGTCAACGCCGGCGCGGTCCACGCCTACGTCAGGACGCCGGACGGCGGGACGAAGTACCTCTCGGAACTCCAGAGCGGCGACGAGGTCCAACTGGTCGACCTCGAGGGCAACACCCGCGAAGCGATCGTCGGCCGCGTCAAGATCGAAAAGCGACCGATGTTCCGGGTCGCCCTCGAAACCGACGACGGCGACCACATCGAGACGCTACTCCAGAACGCGGAGACGATCAAAGTGCCGACCGCGGAGGGCCGAACGGCGGTGACGGATCTCGAGGCCGGCGATCACCTCTTGCTGTACTACGAGGATACGGCCCGGCACTTCGGCGAAGCCGTCGAGGAGAGCATCATCGAGAAGTAG
- a CDS encoding HAD family hydrolase, producing MSYEAICFDLDSTLCEPIEDRAALLEATFERAGVEQFCTPAQLRHASRDLPTADTDREFFEHLFSRAAERAGVDPAVAPDLAEASIETVDPARVRFRDGAETALERAAERGPVGLITNGGEQTQTKKLEALGLLDAFDAEVFVDPTNGVPPKPDSTPFELALSALEVDPTETIHIGDNLHADVAGANAMGMDSAWIDLGHGTELEHQPTYRLTSLEEFDSIV from the coding sequence ATGTCGTACGAGGCCATCTGTTTCGACCTCGATAGCACCCTCTGTGAGCCCATCGAGGATCGAGCGGCGCTGCTCGAGGCCACCTTCGAACGGGCCGGCGTCGAGCAGTTCTGTACCCCGGCCCAGCTACGCCACGCCTCGCGGGACCTCCCGACCGCAGACACCGACCGCGAGTTCTTCGAACACCTCTTCTCGAGAGCCGCCGAGCGGGCGGGAGTGGATCCAGCGGTCGCCCCGGATCTCGCCGAGGCCTCCATCGAGACGGTCGATCCCGCGCGGGTTCGCTTTCGCGACGGCGCTGAGACTGCACTCGAGCGCGCGGCCGAGCGCGGGCCCGTCGGACTGATCACGAACGGGGGCGAGCAGACGCAGACGAAAAAGCTCGAGGCGCTCGGACTTCTCGATGCGTTCGACGCCGAGGTGTTCGTCGACCCGACGAACGGCGTCCCGCCGAAACCGGACTCGACGCCGTTCGAACTGGCGCTGTCGGCGCTCGAGGTCGATCCCACGGAAACCATACACATCGGCGACAACCTCCACGCCGACGTCGCCGGCGCGAACGCGATGGGCATGGATTCGGCGTGGATCGATCTCGGCCACGGCACCGAACTCGAGCACCAGCCGACCTACCGGCTGACGTCGCTCGAGGAGTTCGACTCGATCGTCTGA
- a CDS encoding DUF84 family protein, whose translation MHVAVGSTNPVKQRAVERTLAEFDADVVPVAVDSGVSEQPSSVEETITGAKNRARGALEETDADYGVGLEGGATRFEYAPGARLVMWACVTDGERLEVAGGPSLRLPDSVGARLDAGEELGPIMDDRLGTENVAEAEGAAGALTGGLTSRARALSEAVACAFGPFVTTHYEGGRVGRR comes from the coding sequence ATGCACGTCGCCGTCGGGAGTACGAACCCTGTCAAGCAACGCGCCGTCGAACGAACGCTCGCGGAGTTCGACGCGGACGTCGTTCCCGTCGCCGTCGACTCCGGCGTGAGCGAACAGCCCTCGTCCGTCGAGGAGACCATCACCGGCGCGAAAAACCGCGCTCGAGGCGCGCTCGAGGAGACCGACGCGGACTACGGCGTGGGCCTCGAGGGCGGCGCGACACGATTCGAGTACGCGCCCGGCGCGCGACTCGTCATGTGGGCCTGCGTCACCGACGGGGAGCGCCTCGAGGTCGCCGGCGGCCCGTCGCTTCGGCTTCCGGACTCCGTCGGCGCTCGTCTCGACGCCGGGGAGGAACTCGGTCCGATCATGGACGATCGACTCGGGACGGAAAACGTCGCCGAAGCCGAGGGCGCCGCCGGCGCGCTCACCGGCGGTCTGACGTCTCGAGCGCGGGCGCTTTCCGAAGCGGTCGCGTGTGCGTTCGGTCCGTTCGTCACGACACACTACGAAGGCGGTCGAGTCGGTCGCCGGTAG